The Antennarius striatus isolate MH-2024 chromosome 20, ASM4005453v1, whole genome shotgun sequence genome includes a region encoding these proteins:
- the ralaa gene encoding ras-related protein Ral-A isoform X1, producing MMKHLRIPSPFFFFLPRNYHLRFCCSLNPEPDFFLHSPFHNHSPRGWLHVEPPPPFSTRISRYRAMAAAKPKGQNSLALHKVIMVGSGGVGKSALTLQFMYDEFVEDYEPTKADSYRKKVVLDGEEVQIDILDTAGQEDYAAIRDNYFRSGEGFLCVFSITELESFAATVDFREQILRVKEDENVPFLLVGNKSDLDDRRQVSADEAKARAEQWGVCYVETSAKTRANVDKVFFDLMREIRARKMEDSKEKNGKKKSKSLAKRIRERCCIL from the exons atgatgaaacATCTCAGGATTccttctcccttttttttttttctccccaggAATTATCACTTGCGCTTTTGTTGCAGCTTGAATCCCgagcctgatttttttttacattctccATTTCACAATCACTCCCCCCGCGGCTGGCTCCACGTtgaacctcctcctcccttttccACTCGGATCTCCAGGTACAGAGCCATGGCAGCTGCTAAGCCCAAAGGGCAGAACTCCCTGGCCCTCCACAAAGTGATCATGGTGGGCAGTGGAGGAGTGGGGAAATCGGCCCTCACTCTCCAGTTCATGTATGATGAG TTTGTTGAAGACTACGAGCCGACCAAGGCTGACAGTTACAGAAAGAAGGTGGTGTTGGATGGAGAGGAGGTGCAGATTGACATCCTCGACACAGCCGGACAAGAGGACTACGCCGCCATACGGGATAACTACTTCCGTAGCGGAGAGggtttcctctgtgtgttttccattACGGAACTGGAATCATTTGCAGCGACAGTAGATTTCAG AGAGCAGATCCTGCGAGTGAAGGAGGACGAGAAcgttccttttctcctggtcgGTAACAAGTCGGACTTGGACGACCGACGGCAGGTCAGCGCGGATGAGGCCAAGGCGCGCGCCGAGCAGTGGGGCGTGTGCTACGTGGAGACTTCCGCCAAAACCCGTGCCAATGTTGACAAG GTGTTCTTTGACCTGATGAGAGAGATCCGGGCGAGGAAAATGGAAGACAGCAAAGAGAAGAATGGCAAGAAGAAAAGTAAAAGCTTGGCCAAGAGAATTAGAGAGCGATGCTGTATTTTATAG
- the ralaa gene encoding ras-related protein Ral-A isoform X2 yields MAAAKPKGQNSLALHKVIMVGSGGVGKSALTLQFMYDEFVEDYEPTKADSYRKKVVLDGEEVQIDILDTAGQEDYAAIRDNYFRSGEGFLCVFSITELESFAATVDFREQILRVKEDENVPFLLVGNKSDLDDRRQVSADEAKARAEQWGVCYVETSAKTRANVDKVFFDLMREIRARKMEDSKEKNGKKKSKSLAKRIRERCCIL; encoded by the exons ATGGCAGCTGCTAAGCCCAAAGGGCAGAACTCCCTGGCCCTCCACAAAGTGATCATGGTGGGCAGTGGAGGAGTGGGGAAATCGGCCCTCACTCTCCAGTTCATGTATGATGAG TTTGTTGAAGACTACGAGCCGACCAAGGCTGACAGTTACAGAAAGAAGGTGGTGTTGGATGGAGAGGAGGTGCAGATTGACATCCTCGACACAGCCGGACAAGAGGACTACGCCGCCATACGGGATAACTACTTCCGTAGCGGAGAGggtttcctctgtgtgttttccattACGGAACTGGAATCATTTGCAGCGACAGTAGATTTCAG AGAGCAGATCCTGCGAGTGAAGGAGGACGAGAAcgttccttttctcctggtcgGTAACAAGTCGGACTTGGACGACCGACGGCAGGTCAGCGCGGATGAGGCCAAGGCGCGCGCCGAGCAGTGGGGCGTGTGCTACGTGGAGACTTCCGCCAAAACCCGTGCCAATGTTGACAAG GTGTTCTTTGACCTGATGAGAGAGATCCGGGCGAGGAAAATGGAAGACAGCAAAGAGAAGAATGGCAAGAAGAAAAGTAAAAGCTTGGCCAAGAGAATTAGAGAGCGATGCTGTATTTTATAG
- the med1l gene encoding mediator of RNA polymerase II transcription subunit 1-like — MENSLTDLHLKFADKSWNETFQIVRRCMDKPRGEPGQSEPVVRSLETLQEVCNVPSLNSMKSHLETITSQQGMGFHITDTTCYLTADLFYLEVVLLPSGEVEDVKVASHGRSPVRSETLLQMLRSHQFTEFSTKLAGLYSHYNIPGENEIKLKLFVSLQCLGGDLQKISNLPPVKKDRELSHVDIFNNSRIGRLIAENEDSPLTLQFYVSPAEETNASNSRKQMLIRPWESMNMADPTIQTALVTLVTSDVNHCLQMASVLPRPPQLDPQGHPVFLPPSESLCETLPACFLLKLQPAIPMMKSSVEKLVQITDVTIPDADLQWAPFPKLLMTSLQSVSSQEGMTDEQDAVFQVSLPGGVMHSCVLPGSVWKLPSQRGVAVDCVPFTHPAQVQALVELLRRQCVVNVLLGSCLTSRPGGAGSAVSDLHYEVRPESDSSFSVTFRRPDADSLAVLLVSVSDSHQISCTLFGAGLRDPSVDEYLSTVMMRCMSVPGTMMALNDKLDPIPASPHQEANAESEREL, encoded by the exons ATGGAAAACTCCCTCACTGACCTACACTTGAAATTTGCAGATAAATCTTGGAATGAAACATTCCAAATTGTTCGAAGATGTATG GACAAACCCAGAGGGGAACCCGGCCAATCTGAGCCCGTGGTTAGATCCCTGGAAACGCTCCAGGAGGTCTGTAATG TGCCATCTTTGAATTCCATGAAGTCTCATCTGGAGACTATTACCAGTCAACAGGG AATGGGTTTCCACATCACTGACACCACTTGCTACCTGACTGCAGACTTGTTCTACCTGGAGGTGGTGTTGCTGCCCAGCGGTGAGGTGGAGGACGTAAAGGTGGCGTCCCACGGGAGATCGCCTGTC CGCAGCGAGACCCTCCTTCAGATGCTGAG GTCACACCAGTTTACTGAGTTCTCCACGAAGCTGGCAGGGCTCTACTCCCACTACAACATCCCTGGAGAAAA tgAAATCAAACTGAagttgtttgtgtctctgcaaTGTCTTGGAGGAGATCTGcagaaaatatcaaatttaCCACC GGTGAAAAAGGACCGTGAGCTGTCCCATGTAGATATCTTTAACAACAGCAGGATTGGGCGTCTGATCGCTGAAAATGAAG ATTCTCCCCTGACCCTCCAGTTCTACGTCAGCCCCGCTGAGGAAACGAACGCCTCAAATTCTCGTAAGCAGATGCTGATCCGGCCGTGGGAGAGCATGA ACATGGCAGACCCGACCATCCAGACAGCTCTGGTGACTTTAGTCACCAGTGACGTGAATCACTGTCTTCAGATGGCATCTGTGCTCCCACGGCCCCCACAGCTCGATCCCCAGGG ACATCCCGTGTTCCTGCCGCCGAGCGAGTCGCTGTGTGAGACCCTACCCGCCTGCTTCCTCCTCAAACTGCAGCCCGCAATACCGATGATGAAGTCTTCTGTTGAAAAGCTCGTGCAAATTACAG ATGTGACCATACCAGACGCTGACCTGCAGTGGGCACCCTTCCCCAAGCTACTGATGACCAGTTTACAAAGCGTAAGCAGCCAGGAGGGCATGACAGACGAGCAGGATGCTGTGTTTCAAGtg TCTCTTCCTGGTGGCGTGATGCACAGCTGTGTTCTACCTGGATCTGTATGGAAACTGCCTTCTCAGAGAGGGGTAGCGGTCGACTGCGTTCCCTTCACCCATCCCGCTCAAGTCCAGGCCTTGGTGGAGCTGCTTCGTCGTCAATGCGTCGTCAACGTCCTGCTGGGGAGCTGCTTGACCTCTCGACCCGGCGGCGCAG GTTCTGCAGTTTCCGACCTGCACTACGAGGTCCGTCCCGAGTCTGACTCCAGCTTTTCCGTGACCTTCCGACGACCTGACGCCGACAGCCTGGCTGTTT TGCTGGTAAGCGTATCTGATTCTCATCAGATTAGCTGCACTTTGTTTGGCGCAGGACTACGGGATCCCTCCGTGGACGAATACCTTTCCACCGTCATGATGAG GTGTATGTCCGTTCCTGGGACAATGATGGCGCTAAACGACAAACTCGACCCCATCCCAGCATCCCCCCACCAGGAAGCCAACGCAGAGTCTGAGAGGGAACTCTAG